In a single window of the Magnolia sinica isolate HGM2019 chromosome 7, MsV1, whole genome shotgun sequence genome:
- the LOC131251493 gene encoding uncharacterized protein LOC131251493, translating into MFGGQYSGSGEQNESAMKDDEANGKPMKTFVPFTPALLHNPKGLPIRPLPLKRRELKVSSGAVLAKLGVDQKTRKFDEDQILGFFFGGVVLNQFGLTTNITDVKILSEWGILFLYLKENPDYKNPVFSTKLGIYSENCGLDEVTMSWGHDEYMHLVAKGHQMTLPPAALFIIRFHSFYVMHRYGAYTYLMDDEDKEMLKWLHVFKWKL; encoded by the exons ATGTTCG GTGGACAATATTCGGGTAGCGGAGAGCAGAATGAATCAGCTATGAAGGATGATGAGGCAAATGGAAAGCCAATGAAGACATTTGTTCCATTCACCCCAGCATTGTTGCATAATCCCAAGGGATTGCCAATAAGACCG TTGCCGTTAAAGAGAAGGGAGCTAAAGGTTTCTTCAGGGGCTGTATTAGCCAAGCTAGGAGTGGACCAGAAAACTAGGAAATTTGATGAGGATCAG ATACTGGGTTTCTTTTTTGGTGGAGTTGTACTAAACCAGTTTGGCCTGACTACAAACATCACAGATGTTAAAATTCTCTCAGAATGGGGAATCCTTTTCTTG TATTTAAAGGAAAATCCTGATTATAAAAACCCAGTTTTCAGTACGAAGCTGGGGATCTACTCAGAGAATTGTGGTCTCGATGAAGTCACCATGTCATGGGGCCATGATGAGTACATGCACCTG GTGGCAAAGGGACACCAGATGACTCTCCCGCCAGCCGCGCTCTTCATCATCAGATTCCATTCCTTTTATG TTATGCATCGCTATGGAGCTTACACGTATCTCATGGATGACGAGGACAAGGAAATGTTGAAGTGGCTTCACGTGTTCAA GTGGAAGCTTTAG